A part of Dehalogenimonas sp. W genomic DNA contains:
- a CDS encoding FAD:protein FMN transferase, with the protein MKNNINRRDFVRITAVGAGVLALGGFGIKELIESGSAREFAETRPLLGTFITIKLIETEAERANGAIEDAFAEIQRLSLILSRHDPASELSILNKTGAIANASPELVGVIQKARAFSELSSGAFDVSVLPLLKLYSQSFAEGGSPPAERDIEATRAAVDYRLIETKDRSITLAAPGMGLTLDGIAKGYVVDQAAALLKARGLTQVMVEAGGDMSLRGMREDGQAWKIGLTHPRALAGYYEVIQTSNDCLATSGDYENAFTADYSWHHIIDPRVGHSPREVASATVIAADTAYADALATAAMVMGVSESLALFETLPGVQALLIDKGMKRHATSNFGAVVG; encoded by the coding sequence ATGAAGAATAATATCAACCGCAGGGATTTCGTCCGTATTACCGCTGTCGGTGCCGGGGTTCTGGCACTCGGCGGGTTCGGAATAAAGGAACTCATTGAATCCGGAAGCGCTCGGGAGTTTGCCGAAACCAGGCCCTTGTTGGGCACTTTCATCACCATCAAACTGATTGAGACCGAAGCTGAGCGGGCCAACGGTGCCATTGAAGACGCTTTTGCCGAGATCCAGCGCTTGTCACTTATTCTGTCACGGCATGACCCGGCAAGTGAACTGTCCATTCTGAATAAAACCGGCGCCATCGCCAATGCCTCCCCGGAACTGGTGGGGGTTATTCAAAAAGCCCGGGCGTTTTCTGAACTAAGTTCCGGTGCCTTTGATGTGAGTGTTCTGCCTTTGCTGAAACTCTACTCGCAGAGTTTCGCTGAGGGCGGCTCCCCGCCGGCTGAACGTGACATTGAAGCAACCCGGGCAGCGGTTGATTACCGTTTGATTGAAACCAAAGACCGGAGTATTACACTGGCCGCGCCGGGCATGGGACTGACCCTTGACGGTATCGCCAAGGGCTATGTGGTTGACCAGGCTGCGGCGCTGTTGAAAGCCCGGGGCCTGACCCAGGTGATGGTTGAAGCCGGGGGCGATATGTCGCTACGGGGGATGCGAGAGGATGGTCAGGCTTGGAAGATTGGTCTGACTCATCCGCGGGCGCTGGCTGGTTACTATGAAGTTATCCAAACATCCAATGACTGCCTGGCGACATCCGGTGATTACGAGAACGCTTTTACTGCTGATTATTCCTGGCACCATATAATTGACCCCAGAGTCGGACATTCACCGCGGGAAGTGGCTTCCGCCACTGTCATTGCCGCCGATACTGCCTATGCCGATGCCCTGGCTACTGCCGCCATGGTCATGGGTGTTTCGGAGTCGCTGGCACTATTTGAGACGCTGCCGGGTGTTCAAGCCTTACTCATTGATAAAGGCATGAAACGGCACGCCACCAGTAATTTCGGAGCAGTGGTAGGTTAG
- a CDS encoding 4Fe-4S binding protein, which translates to MTKQKMKNITIVTEDQVSRRAKTFGRQEEFKWTESHCTACGRCSRICPVDAITIDRTDELTKRMRAAPCSQACPAGLDGSRYARFIGEGKYSEAAAVIRERAPLPLVLGHICKRPCESECQRGKYEGSLQLRALKRFAAAKDDGVWRERLNIAPDSGKKVAVVGSGPAGMSIAYFLKILGHDVTVFESLPDKGGKMLSSIPDYQLPKDVVAAEIGIIESLGVEVKTNSSVDSTASLFAQGFEAVALAIGVKGWGKSIKLPIPGCDAEGVVAGSELLKKIAAEWPLELGSRVMVLGGGTDAFRIALAAAREGAEVHIFGQEHTGGTDADAWEVDQALAEGVTVHSSSLFYRVVSADGKVQGVAGLKIRALGYDSDNQACYDPLPLDEQFFEADSVVSTISSEDISREPMGVSPGVFAAGDAVNEQRSVIESIAAARWVAAAVDRYLGGSGDLTQTLAVPESDAAVTPLKDLKSKFPSPVPVKYVRAADGSQAASEQTLPDAAAVADAKRCLKCDLSYNLKDYQLETGVCVYCGRCIEACYWNAITPGAGYEQARQVAEAVSAKDKRFATVLTVLVAIGVVLIAAVTFMKLTDILA; encoded by the coding sequence ATGACGAAGCAAAAAATGAAAAACATCACGATAGTAACTGAAGACCAGGTCAGCCGCAGGGCTAAAACTTTTGGACGTCAGGAAGAATTTAAATGGACGGAAAGCCATTGTACGGCCTGCGGTCGTTGCAGCCGTATCTGTCCGGTTGACGCTATCACGATTGATCGTACGGACGAACTGACCAAGCGGATGCGTGCCGCGCCCTGCTCGCAGGCTTGTCCCGCCGGGCTTGACGGATCCCGCTATGCCCGCTTTATCGGAGAAGGCAAGTATTCTGAAGCGGCGGCGGTTATCAGGGAACGGGCGCCCCTGCCACTGGTGCTGGGGCATATCTGCAAACGTCCCTGTGAATCAGAGTGTCAGCGCGGTAAATATGAAGGTTCATTGCAACTCCGTGCGTTGAAGCGCTTTGCCGCGGCCAAAGATGATGGGGTGTGGCGGGAGCGGCTGAATATTGCGCCGGATTCGGGAAAAAAGGTTGCCGTGGTCGGCTCTGGTCCGGCCGGTATGTCTATCGCTTACTTCTTGAAAATACTGGGGCATGATGTCACCGTTTTTGAATCCTTACCAGATAAGGGCGGTAAGATGCTCTCCAGCATCCCGGATTATCAACTGCCTAAAGATGTTGTGGCTGCCGAAATCGGTATTATTGAAAGCCTGGGGGTTGAGGTGAAAACCAACTCCAGCGTTGATTCAACAGCGAGCTTGTTCGCCCAGGGGTTTGAGGCCGTAGCGCTGGCCATCGGGGTCAAGGGCTGGGGCAAATCCATCAAACTGCCGATTCCGGGGTGTGATGCCGAGGGGGTTGTCGCCGGGTCGGAACTGCTAAAGAAAATAGCGGCTGAATGGCCGCTGGAACTGGGCAGCAGGGTTATGGTGTTGGGCGGCGGGACTGATGCGTTCCGCATTGCTCTGGCTGCCGCTCGTGAAGGAGCCGAGGTCCATATCTTCGGGCAGGAACACACAGGCGGTACGGACGCCGACGCCTGGGAAGTTGACCAGGCCCTAGCTGAGGGGGTCACCGTTCATTCCTCATCGCTGTTCTACCGGGTAGTATCGGCGGATGGCAAGGTTCAGGGTGTGGCGGGTTTGAAGATTCGTGCTTTGGGATATGACAGCGATAATCAGGCCTGTTATGACCCGTTGCCGCTTGACGAGCAATTCTTTGAGGCTGACAGTGTGGTATCAACCATCAGCAGTGAGGATATTTCCCGCGAGCCGATGGGGGTCAGCCCGGGGGTTTTTGCCGCCGGCGATGCCGTTAACGAGCAACGCTCAGTTATTGAATCCATCGCCGCTGCGCGGTGGGTGGCTGCGGCGGTTGACCGGTATCTGGGCGGTTCCGGCGATTTAACCCAGACGCTGGCCGTGCCGGAGTCAGACGCAGCGGTGACGCCGCTCAAAGACCTGAAAAGCAAGTTCCCCTCCCCGGTACCGGTAAAATATGTTCGGGCTGCGGACGGCAGTCAGGCGGCCTCGGAACAGACTCTGCCTGATGCCGCGGCGGTAGCTGACGCCAAGCGGTGCCTCAAGTGTGATTTGAGTTATAATCTCAAGGATTACCAGCTGGAAACCGGTGTCTGTGTGTATTGCGGCCGCTGTATTGAGGCCTGCTATTGGAACGCCATCACGCCGGGTGCCGGCTATGAACAAGCCCGGCAGGTCGCTGAGGCGGTTTCCGCCAAGGACAAACGCTTTGCTACTGTTTTGACGGTACTGGTGGCAATCGGCGTGGTGTTGATTGCGGCCGTTACTTTTATGAAATTGACTGATATACTAGCCTAA